Sequence from the Magallana gigas chromosome 4, xbMagGiga1.1, whole genome shotgun sequence genome:
aaatggggcgtggcaacatcattcaaaaaatcttcacaagtaaaaagaaaaataaaattctcaaaatcagcaaaattctaatcggggtgaggaatggggagtgcgtggtatgcctttagatctttagctgctcaaaagtgtctttattttcactactatTTACGGTATTACATGCTaccgggggatccattttccttatgtgatcaacaaatttttttatacgtaaatttgatttctttttaaacgggggaggggggattctgtgataagtcaatttttatttgtttaagaaaaatgtctgctgcaagaaaagaggaaatattatgttaaaacattatgttaaaatctttattattcaacaacattttatctgagataaattctatactggcgtgcgaccagtatataaacaatctgatcaaaatcagatttttgatccgctccgacaaattctgatgtcgctacactttgttcagcgactatcagaatttcggagcgttattaagatctgattttaatcagattggtatttaaataaataaaaaatcttatgaattatgaataataaaaatttactggaaaattggtatatttattttattttgcattcttcATTTACGTGTACTTTACgtcattacttttatttttattaatttatcataattcatttttgatcacctgctgcgctcgccccaacggtcgcaccgtaaaacatattatttagaCTTGGGCACCAAGACATgtgaaacattttaacaatagcaTGTCCAAAAACTTGAGGCCCTGTGAATTCTGGCCATATATAGTAAATAAATACTGAAACATTCCACAACCTAGATGTGCCATAAACCACAAGCTTAGAATGTTGATCAGactatcagaaaaatacaaaatttacatttgtCTGATGAAAATGTGTGATGTCAGTAGGATATTTTAAGCTGAACATGTCTATTAAATGGCATTGTTTGCCATATTTCTCTCTTTCAAAATTCATTGCTGCTATCCAATTGCATATAAGTCCTATAAAAGTCAAGGACCTCTTATTAAATAACATTTCCAAGTATTCACTGTAAAGGTTTCTCCTCTGTGgatttacatattttcaaatcTTTGTTACTCAATCCAATGATTCAGaaattatcaagttttacatatgtaacgggatgggagagaTAATGACGGTCCAGACTGGAATTTGAACCCAAGGGTGCTCTTCGTTCTCGAAGATCGCCCCAagctcttcccctggcaggagttaatctgtcagttccaggggttggtaacggcaccaaatgtaacgggatgggagaaataatgatggtCCAGACCGGGTATttgaacccgggccccctgaatctctggTCAGGTGCTCTACACACTGAGCTATCTGGtgccggtattcgaaccggtctgacccTCACACACATTTTTTCCAAGCAAGGGGAAAAGTACCATCAAATATACAGGTCagtgtattattttgcacaaacAGAAAAAGCACATAGAACAAGGAATTGATGCACAAAATTTAATACCACAAAAATGTTATACTTCAAGTCAGCCATGAGATTTAGGTGTGTTGAACATGCTGAAAGGGTTATGATATACAGTCCTATGATATGCTCAGCTTTAATCATTTGAACTTAACAGAatagaatgattttataaaGATGACAATGCATAGAAAACACTCGCAAAAAGAAACCAAAGGAACTTTGTGAACCTCACACctgaatataaattttaaaactgaatgaTTATAATCAGAAAATGGgaactactacatgtactagggTGAgctatataaacatgtacactTATTTGTCTGATTTTAAGAATGTACTGAGAGCATCAGATGTTACATTATCATGATTtctctttaatttcattttggctgtgggaaaaaaattcatgtacattttgtaaGCAGATGGAGCTGTGTGAAAGGCTAACAATAGATAAAAAGAGAAATTTCTGCATGCttatatacttttaattctTGGGCACATATTTGATTTcgatattttacagaaaaattaCGATCATAGGTTggtaatgattttgaaaaatttgcagtCTGAAAACAATGCGCATGATCAGAATAACAGCTGAGAAACAGTGAACAACTGTTgctaaatatttgatatatgatCTAGTGCAATAAAAtatagtgtacatgtacatagcttGCCATGTAGATTTCAACTGAATTCATTGTATGCATGTGGTTTCTTTCCTGTGTCAATCAGGAAATATAACAATAGCAGTCCGAGGGATATATAATTGtgtttgttgggggggggggggggggggctatttaAAGTAAGGTCAATCAAATATGTAAAATCAtaagtttgaaatttttagggGAGGGGATTCCAGAACACACCTGTTCCCCCCTTCCGATTATCCCCCAAATCCAGCATATAGCTGAGTAGATGattcccaataaatgtatatgataATACATGTGTGTATGAATGAATGACTGTCAGGTAACAACCTTGTCTATTTTCTTATCAGTGCCTTGTTTCTGGAGATTCCTTGATTATAATAGTCAATACACTaaactacatatacatgtacactgataTAGATTTATGGCGGACAAGGTTAAGACAGAAGAGTAAGAATTAAATTCTGGGTTTTATGAAAACTTTACTAGATGTTGACTTGTCATGGATTCTATGTCCtttcaaatgttgataattaatTGTATATAAAGAGACataaattttatctttgaagatCATAGAAAACAGGAAATGCAGGAAAATGTATGCTGTTGTGTAGTCTTGATACTATCAAAAGTTATATCAGCCGACTTAAATGTGGTATGCGACTGTAGGCTTTAGCTGACAAAGAGTGTAGGTTAAGTCTAGTCAAGCGTGtacaattacatttttaatatacatacatgtatagtaagTTCATTGTTTATACTTGTAGAAAGATGGCAACCAAGGCCACAAGTAAAGATAGTTTTGGGAAGGAGTCCATTGTTGATGATTTCATGTATGGAAGTAATGTGGCCACAGCCCATGTATACATCAGAATGGGTAAGTGAAGCAGtaaatacacatatacattACACCTAGGTGTAAATCTCGAGGGGGAAAGTCAGGGGTCAGCTAGCTGGCAATTGGAAAACTTGCTGccattttcttctaaaaataagCTTTGCCTAGTAAAGGAATGAAATGCCAAAGTGGATAGGATCTACCCCACCCCCCTTGAAAattcagaatttttaaattcactGTTATTTTGTccagttaaagaaaatttgtacattttaaagGCTTCCTGAGGAAGGTGTACGGGATCTTGTCTGTCCAGTTATTGCTGACCACCATCACTGGCTTTCTGTTCATGTCCAGTGAGACAGTCACCAACTATGTACAGCAAAAGTAAGTGTGGCTAATGTTAAAGTAAGTGTGGCTAATGTTAAAGTAAGTGTGGCTAATGTTAAAGTAAGAGTGGCTAATGTTAAAGTAAGTGTGGCTAATGTTAAAGTAAGTGTGGCTAATGTTAAAGTAAGAGTGGCTAATGTTAAAGTAAGTGTGGCTAATGTTAAAGTAAGTGTGGCTAAGGTTAAAGTAAGAGTGGTTTATGTTTAAGTAAGTGTGGCTAATGTTAAAGTAAGTGTGGCTAATGTTAAAGTAAGTGTGGCTAATGTAGAGAGTATGTGTGGCTAATGTGAAAGTAAGTGTGGCTAATGTTAAAGTAAGTGTGGCTAATGTTAAAGTAAGTGTGGCTAATGTAGAGAGTATGTGTGGCTAATGTGAAAGTAAGTGTGGCtaatgttaatttaaaagtaactgtgactaatgtttaaaataagtgTGGATAATGTAGTGAGTATGTGTGGCTAATCTTAaacttaatgtacatgtaactaatgTTAAAGTATGTGTGGCTACTGTAAGTGGGACTAATGTAGAGAGTATATCTGGCTGATTTGAAAGTGTTACTAAGGTAGAAGTAAGTGTGGCTAATGTGAAAGTAAATGTTGCAAATATGAAAGTAAGAGTGGCTTTTGTAAAATCAATTGTGgatcataaaaaaatgtaaaagtagAACCATCATGACTCTAGTTAttgttttcttataaaatatcaCCATTTTATGCTATAAAACTCTAAAAATGATCATTTTGATGATCTCATTCCCTTGATCAAATGAATGTTAACACTGTAATGTATGTTATggatttgttactttttctaTCATCAGTCACTGGATGCTGTTGGTTGCTATGGTAGGAAGCATTGGGTTGGTCATCGCCCTGATGATCTACAAAAACCAGACCCCCACCAACTACATCCTGCTCGGTCTCTTTGTGAGTAACGACCATTTTTTCTCAGGTTCTCAGGGACTACAATGTGATTGAGTAAAAAACTGAAAACCTTGTCATGCAAagtcaaattaatgttttatggACTGATTAAATACTTCAAATTAGTTTGCATTGCAATGTAGTGATGCTTTATTAgtcaattttctttaaagacTTTAATGCTGTTGTGGAATATAATGAATTTAAGATCATACTgtgtataaattgataaaaactaatTACCTTTTCCCATTGCAGACAATGTTTGAGGCTTACTGTGTTGGAACTGTTGGTAtgcactattaatttttttgtatttctcaGTTGTAATATTCCATGTATTTATGACATTTTGTAACTCAGGAGCTTCAGGGCAAAGTTAAACTTGAAAATAAGAAATTCTGTGTTGATTGAAACTAATTTCCTACACAAGCATTAGAGACTCGATCATCGTTTTTGCTCTGAAGCTGCTAGAACAGTTGATATCCGTGAATGATTTTGACTTGTTGACCTATATTGTATTTTCTGTGTCCTGACAGTGACCTTCTACAAGGTACACAGTGTGTTGGAGGCGTTCCTGATGACCCTGGTGGTAGCTGTCAGTCTGACCATGTACACACTGCAGAGCAAGAAAGACTTCAGCTCCTGGGGGGCAGGGTAAGTACTGCAGGACGAAACAGATTTCAGCTcctttgggggagggggggggggggcagggtaAGTACTGTAGGGTAAAAAAGACTATTCGGGGAACTGCAGGATAAGTAATTGTACTACATAAAAGATGTATAAAAATGATCAGGATGTACAACCTGTAT
This genomic interval carries:
- the LOC105322048 gene encoding protein lifeguard 4 encodes the protein MATKATSKDSFGKESIVDDFMYGSNVATAHVYIRMGFLRKVYGILSVQLLLTTITGFLFMSSETVTNYVQQNHWMLLVAMVGSIGLVIALMIYKNQTPTNYILLGLFTMFEAYCVGTVVTFYKVHSVLEAFLMTLVVAVSLTMYTLQSKKDFSSWGAGLFACLCVLLVASFLQIFFPTVLMDRMIAAGGALLFSLFIVFDTSMMMHKLSPEEYIVASVNLYLDILNLFLHLLRLMGERK